The Puntigrus tetrazona isolate hp1 unplaced genomic scaffold, ASM1883169v1 S000000401, whole genome shotgun sequence genome includes a window with the following:
- the gal3st1b gene encoding galactosylceramide sulfotransferase — translation MGNRGKRLIQKLFLGASVICIIAFYCLTTSDLLATHSVPLAPCSPNVSVRSVPRRTPEADVTCAPKVDLMFMKTHKAASSTLMNVLLRFGEKHQLRFALPDGRNDFFYPSSFFRTQVKSYRPGLCYNIVCNHMRFNAPEVEKLLPADAFFFTILRDPAELFESSFHYYKAYVPQTWRIPGGNRLEEFLSDPRRYFNPQGINAFYLRNLQLFDFGFENNLEADDARVREGIEYIARRFRLVLISDHFEESLILLKDALCWEMDDLLFFKLNARNVSSVSPMSPELRARAREWNGADWRLYRHFNDTFWALVENYGRSRMEEQVMELRRRNAEMEHICIEGGGAVEAADITDRRMKPWQPAGKASILGYNLRSDIEPKYEELCKKMLTPEIQYLTDLGVNLWVTRLWGWFKDGVAQFGLS, via the exons ATGGGGAATAGAGGCAAGCGACTGATACAAAAGCTGTTTTTGGGGGCATCTGTGATTTGCATCATTGCTTTCTACTGTTTGACTACATCAGACCTCCTCGCTACACACAG CGTCCCTCTGGCCCCTTGTTCACCGAACGTTTCAGTGCGCAGCGTTCCGCGGCGAACCCCCGAAGCAGACGTGACCTGCGCGCCTAAAGTGGACCTGATGTTCATGAAGACCCACAAGGCGGCCAGCAGCACGCTGATGAACGTTCTCCTGCGCTTCGGAGAAAAGCACCAGCTGAGGTTCGCCCTCCCAGACGGCCGTAACGACTTCTTCTACCCGTCGAGCTTCTTCCGCACCCAGGTGAAAAGCTACCGGCCGGGCCTGTGCTACAACATCGTGTGCAACCACATGCGATTCAACGCCCCCGAGGTGGAGAAGCTGCTCCCGGCGGACGCCTTCTTCTTCACCATCCTGCGAGATCCGGCAGAGCTCTTCGAGTCTTCGTTCCACTACTACAAAGCCTACGTGCCTCAAACGTGGAGGATCCCTGGAGGAAACCGGCTGGAGGAGTTTCTCAGCGATCCGAGGCGCTACTTCAACCCGCAGGGAATCAACGCTTTCTACCTCAGGAACCTGCAGCTTTTCGACTTCGGCTTCGAGAATAACTTGGAAGCCGATGACGCGAGAGTCCGAGAAGGCATCGAGTACATCGCGAGGCGCTTCCGGCTGGTTCTAATCTCGGACCACTTCGAGGAGTCGCTCATTCTGCTCAAAGACGCCCTGTGCTGGGAGATGGACGACTTGCTGTTTTTCAAACTCAACGCCAGAAACGTCTCGTCCGTGTCTCCCATGAGCCCTGAGCTGAGGGCCCGAGCTCGGGAGTGGAACGGAGCCGACTGGAGGCTTTACCGCCACTTTAACGACACTTTCTGGGCGCTCGTGGAGAACTACGGACGCAGCCGAATGGAGGAGCAGGTGATGGAGCTGCGCAGGAGAAATGCAGAGATGGAGCACATCTGCATTGAAGGCGGAGGAGCTGTGGAGGCAGCGGACATCACAGACAGACGCATGAAGCCCTGGCAGCCCGCCGGGAAAGCTTCCATACTCGGGTACAACCTGAGGAGCGACATCGAGCCAAAGTACGAAGAACTCTGCAAGAAGATGCTGACCCCCGAGATCCAGTATCTGACTGATTTAGGAGTCAATCTGTGGGTCACTAGGTTATGGGGCTGGTTTAAGGATGGTGTTGCTCAGTTTGGGTTGAGTTAG
- the srsf9 gene encoding serine/arginine-rich splicing factor 9, with protein sequence MSDGRIYVGNLPMDVQERDIEDLFYKYGKIRDIELKNNRGTIPFAFVRFEDPRDAEDAVFGRNGYGFGDCKLRVEYPRSSGSKFSGPAGGGPRGRFGPPTRRSEFRVIVTGLPPTGSWQDLKDHMREAGDVCFADVQRDGEGVVEFLRREDMEYALRRLDGTEFRSHQGETSYIRVMEERGTSWGRSRSRSRSRGRYSPPYQSRGSPPPRYRSPPRHMTRHSPPSRRAPLQHSPPPRHYR encoded by the exons ATGTCGGACGGACGCATCTACGTGGGGAACCTCCCCATGGACGTCCAGGAGAGGGACATTGAGGATCTCTTCTACAAATACGGAAAAATTCGGGATATTGAGCTGAAGAACAACAGAGGCACCATCCCGTTTGCCTTCGTGCGGTTTGAGGACCCACG GGATGCGGAGGACGCCGTCTTTGGAAGGAACGGATATGGATTTGGAGACTGTAAGCTGCGTGTGGAATATCCACGTTCTTCCGGATCCAAATTTAGCGGACCGGCGGGAGGAGGGCCCCGGGGACGATTCGGGCCCCCGACGCGCAGATCTGAGTTTCGCGTTATTGTGACGG GTCTTCCTCCCACCGGCAGCTGGCAGGATCTGAAGGACCACATGCGGGAGGCTGGAGACGTGTGCTTCGCCGACGTGCAGCGTGACGGCGAGGGAGTCGTCGAGTTCCTCCGGCGCGAGGACATGGAGTACGCCCTGAGACGCCTGGACGGCACGGAGTTCAGATCACACCAG GGAGAGACGTCCTACATCAGAGTGATGGAGGAGCGAGGCACAAGCTGGGGTCGCTCGCGCTCCCGCTCCAGGTCTCGAGGGCGATACTCGCCTCCGTACCAGAGCAGAGGGTCGCCGCCGCCCCGCTACCGATCGCCCCCGCGTCACATGACCCGCCACAGCCCGCCCTCCCGCCGAGCCCCGCTCCAGCACAGCCCTCCGCCGCGTCACTATCGATGA